From Halorubrum salinarum, the proteins below share one genomic window:
- a CDS encoding DHH family phosphoesterase, producing the protein MSENTAGDSGTRGDSSPEPDADAAEGAADDRPTVYDLAPDCTLEDAEIDALYHAEVNGVVDYGVFVDLSDAVSGLVHESNLDGDYAVGDRLIVRLTEVKENGDVAFDDVDPDDYRTETVAHEPTVSRVRGLAPGDEATVEGEVVQAKQTGGPTIFAVADASGVVSCAAFESAGVRAYPEVEVGDMVHVSGTIESREDALQLEVDSLKRLPDDRAAEARERFEAALDERAEPADVDPLVEWEAFEPIHEDLRDLARLLRRTVLAGRPIRVRHHADGDGMCAAIPVQLAVENFVREVHGDPDAPRHLFKRLPSKAPYYEMEDVTRDLNFALEGRARHGQKLPFLLMLDNGSTEEDVPAYENLAHYDIPIAAVDHHHPDPEAVEPLLDAHVNPYLHGEDYRVTTGMMCVELARLIDPSLTEELEHVPAVAGLSDRSKAEAMDDYVALAEGAGYDESDLLDIGEALDYAAHWLRYSEGKTLVNDALNVGCDDEQRHEELVEFLSERAERDVERQLDAVDDHVEHERLASGAHLYRIDLDEYAHRFTYPAPGKTTGELHDEKVTETGDPVITIGYGPDFCVLRSDGVRLDIPNMVTELNEELPEAGVSGGGHLVVGSIKFVKGRRSEVIEALVEKMAGAEIDEALSSTIALDD; encoded by the coding sequence ATGAGCGAGAACACCGCCGGGGATTCCGGCACGCGGGGCGATTCGAGCCCCGAACCCGACGCCGACGCGGCGGAGGGGGCGGCCGACGACCGGCCGACCGTCTACGACCTGGCGCCCGACTGCACCCTCGAAGACGCCGAGATCGACGCCCTGTACCACGCCGAGGTCAACGGCGTCGTCGACTACGGCGTGTTCGTCGACCTCTCCGACGCCGTGAGCGGCCTCGTCCACGAGTCGAACCTCGACGGCGACTACGCCGTCGGCGACCGGCTGATCGTCCGGCTCACCGAGGTGAAGGAGAACGGCGACGTCGCGTTCGACGACGTCGACCCCGACGACTACCGCACCGAGACCGTCGCCCACGAGCCGACCGTCTCGCGGGTCCGCGGCCTCGCGCCGGGCGACGAGGCGACCGTCGAGGGCGAGGTCGTCCAGGCGAAACAGACCGGCGGCCCCACCATCTTCGCCGTCGCGGACGCCTCCGGGGTCGTCTCCTGTGCCGCCTTCGAGTCCGCCGGCGTCCGGGCGTACCCGGAGGTCGAGGTCGGCGACATGGTCCACGTCTCGGGGACGATCGAGAGCCGCGAGGACGCCCTCCAGCTGGAGGTCGACTCGCTGAAGCGCCTCCCCGACGACCGCGCCGCCGAGGCCCGCGAGCGCTTCGAGGCCGCCCTCGACGAGCGCGCCGAGCCCGCCGACGTCGACCCCCTCGTCGAGTGGGAGGCGTTCGAGCCCATCCACGAGGACCTCCGCGACCTCGCGCGGCTGCTCCGCCGGACCGTCCTCGCCGGCCGCCCGATCCGCGTCCGGCACCACGCCGACGGCGACGGGATGTGCGCCGCCATCCCGGTCCAGCTCGCCGTCGAGAACTTCGTCCGGGAGGTCCACGGCGACCCCGACGCGCCGCGACACCTCTTCAAGCGGCTCCCGAGCAAAGCCCCCTACTACGAGATGGAGGACGTCACCCGCGACCTCAACTTCGCCCTGGAGGGCCGCGCCCGGCACGGCCAGAAGCTCCCCTTCCTCCTCATGCTCGACAACGGGTCGACGGAGGAGGACGTGCCGGCCTACGAGAACCTCGCGCACTACGACATCCCCATCGCGGCCGTCGACCACCACCACCCGGACCCGGAGGCAGTCGAGCCGCTGCTCGACGCCCACGTGAACCCCTACCTCCACGGCGAGGACTACCGGGTCACCACCGGGATGATGTGCGTCGAGCTCGCCCGGCTGATCGACCCGTCGCTCACCGAGGAGCTCGAACACGTGCCGGCGGTCGCCGGGCTCTCCGACCGCTCGAAGGCCGAGGCGATGGACGACTACGTCGCGCTCGCCGAGGGCGCCGGCTACGACGAGTCCGACCTCCTCGACATCGGCGAGGCGCTCGACTACGCCGCCCACTGGCTCCGCTACTCCGAGGGGAAGACCCTCGTCAACGACGCGCTGAACGTGGGCTGCGACGACGAACAGCGCCACGAGGAGCTCGTCGAGTTCCTCTCGGAGCGCGCCGAGCGCGACGTGGAGCGCCAGCTCGACGCGGTCGACGACCACGTCGAACACGAGCGGCTCGCCTCCGGCGCGCACCTCTACCGGATCGACCTAGACGAGTACGCCCACCGGTTCACCTACCCCGCGCCGGGCAAGACCACCGGCGAGCTCCACGACGAGAAGGTGACCGAGACCGGTGACCCCGTCATCACCATCGGCTACGGCCCCGACTTCTGCGTCCTCCGCTCGGACGGCGTCCGGCTCGACATCCCGAACATGGTGACCGAACTGAACGAGGAGCTGCCCGAGGCGGGCGTCTCGGGCGGCGGCCACCTCGTCGTCGGCTCCATCAAGTTCGTGAAGGGCCGCCGGAGCGAGGTGATCGAGGCGCTCGTCGAGAAGATGGCGGGCGCGGAGATCGACGAGGCGCTCTCGTCGACCATCGCGCTCGACGACTGA
- a CDS encoding Mov34/MPN/PAD-1 family protein: MRLFRSDELLGIARETLEFVLEASEETHPNEYMGFLRADDARKLDLDRDGQVITDVLVIPGTESSPTSATVRTNMKPNDMRAVGSVHSHPNGALRPSDADLATFGQGKVHIIVGAPYGWGDWKAFDNEGKQTTLDVLDVAVPDEHFFDFTQEDIDRELDDRDGGGFLSWFR; this comes from the coding sequence ATGCGACTGTTCCGCTCGGACGAGCTCCTCGGCATCGCCCGAGAGACCCTGGAGTTCGTCCTCGAGGCGAGCGAGGAGACCCACCCCAACGAGTACATGGGGTTCCTCCGCGCGGACGACGCCCGGAAGCTCGACCTCGACCGAGACGGGCAGGTGATCACCGACGTGCTCGTCATCCCGGGCACGGAGTCGAGCCCGACGAGCGCAACCGTCCGCACCAACATGAAGCCGAACGACATGCGCGCCGTCGGCTCGGTCCACTCCCACCCGAACGGCGCGCTCCGGCCGAGCGACGCCGACCTCGCCACGTTCGGGCAGGGGAAGGTCCACATCATCGTGGGCGCCCCCTACGGGTGGGGCGACTGGAAGGCGTTCGACAACGAGGGCAAGCAGACGACCCTCGACGTGCTCGACGTGGCGGTGCCCGACGAGCACTTCTTCGATTTCACCCAGGAGGACATCGACCGCGAGCTGGACGACCGCGACGGCGGCGGCTTCCTCTCGTGGTTCCGATGA
- a CDS encoding adenylyltransferase/cytidyltransferase family protein: MTRVVAQGTFDLLHPGHVHYLEDAATYGDELHAIVARRTNVTHKPAPVLCARQRRDMVAALAAVDEAHLGDPEDVFVPIERLDPDVIVLGFDQHHDETAIADALAARGIDCRVERASGREPKYDDELLSSGDIVDRIVRERGDGSDETSR, encoded by the coding sequence ATGACGCGGGTCGTCGCGCAGGGCACCTTCGACCTGCTCCACCCCGGCCACGTCCACTACCTCGAGGACGCGGCGACGTACGGCGACGAGCTCCACGCCATCGTCGCCCGCCGCACCAACGTCACGCACAAGCCCGCGCCGGTCCTCTGCGCCCGCCAGCGGCGCGACATGGTCGCCGCGCTCGCCGCGGTCGACGAGGCGCACCTCGGCGACCCGGAGGACGTGTTCGTCCCCATCGAGCGGCTCGACCCCGACGTGATCGTGTTGGGGTTCGACCAGCACCACGACGAGACCGCCATCGCCGACGCGCTCGCCGCCCGCGGCATCGACTGCCGCGTCGAGCGCGCGTCGGGCCGGGAGCCGAAGTACGACGACGAACTGCTCTCCAGCGGCGACATCGTCGACCGGATCGTCCGCGAGCGCGGCGACGGCTCGGACGAGACATCGCGGTGA
- a CDS encoding heme o synthase, which translates to MNIPDKFPAVLAAAAMGVYLLVVVGATTSLTEAAAACGGWPACGSGAALPTATEGWIALGHRVLAVVVGLLVALSAALAWRDGADRRVRAALAVALAVYPAQAGVGALVALGDLPAALGSAHLLLGIGIFGAVLAALAWWLEAETGVPDDAPDDFEAGTDDLPPVEEAPEPDIPSATLPRLRATAAAYFRLMKPRLMWLLCLVAAAAMALAGGAGFTPGVVAATLAGGALSIGASGTFNHVLERDVDKRMQRTSDRPLATDLVPVSHALAFGGLLTVVSLGLFWSVNPLTAALGLVAIVFYSVVYTLVLKPNTVQNTVIGGAAGALPALIGWAAVTGEVGGGGLLLALVIFLWTPAHFYNLALAYKDDYERGGFPMMPVVRGETATRRHILWYLGATLVAAVALAAAADPLGALYAVVGVGVGAVFLWTVVRLHYEQTEGAAFRAFHASNAYLGLLLFAVVFDALVV; encoded by the coding sequence GTGAATATTCCCGACAAGTTCCCCGCGGTGCTGGCCGCGGCCGCGATGGGCGTGTACCTCCTCGTCGTCGTCGGCGCCACCACCTCCCTCACGGAGGCGGCGGCGGCCTGCGGCGGCTGGCCCGCCTGCGGGAGCGGCGCCGCCCTGCCGACGGCGACCGAGGGCTGGATCGCCCTCGGCCACCGCGTCCTCGCGGTCGTCGTCGGCCTCCTCGTCGCGCTCTCCGCCGCGCTCGCGTGGCGGGACGGCGCCGACCGCCGGGTCCGCGCCGCCCTCGCGGTCGCGCTCGCCGTCTACCCAGCGCAGGCCGGCGTCGGGGCGCTCGTCGCGCTCGGCGACCTGCCCGCCGCCCTCGGGTCCGCCCACCTCCTCCTCGGGATCGGCATCTTCGGCGCCGTCCTCGCCGCGCTCGCGTGGTGGCTGGAGGCAGAGACGGGCGTCCCGGACGACGCCCCCGACGACTTCGAGGCCGGCACCGACGACCTCCCGCCGGTCGAGGAGGCGCCGGAGCCGGACATCCCGAGCGCGACGCTCCCCCGGCTGCGGGCGACCGCGGCGGCGTACTTCCGGCTCATGAAGCCGCGGCTGATGTGGCTGCTCTGCCTCGTCGCCGCGGCCGCGATGGCGCTCGCGGGCGGGGCCGGGTTCACGCCCGGCGTCGTGGCCGCGACGCTCGCCGGCGGCGCGCTCTCTATCGGCGCCTCCGGCACGTTCAACCACGTCCTCGAACGCGACGTGGACAAGCGGATGCAGCGCACCAGCGACCGGCCGCTCGCGACCGACCTCGTCCCGGTCTCGCACGCGCTGGCGTTCGGCGGGCTCCTCACGGTCGTCTCGCTCGGGCTGTTCTGGAGCGTGAACCCGCTGACGGCCGCGCTCGGGCTGGTCGCGATCGTGTTTTACAGCGTCGTGTACACGCTCGTCCTCAAGCCGAACACGGTCCAGAACACCGTCATCGGCGGCGCGGCCGGCGCGCTGCCGGCGCTCATCGGCTGGGCCGCGGTCACGGGCGAGGTCGGCGGCGGCGGGCTGCTGCTCGCCCTCGTCATCTTCCTGTGGACGCCCGCGCACTTCTACAACCTCGCGTTGGCGTACAAGGACGACTACGAGCGCGGCGGCTTCCCGATGATGCCCGTCGTCCGCGGCGAGACCGCGACCCGCCGCCACATCCTCTGGTACCTCGGCGCGACGCTCGTCGCCGCGGTCGCGCTCGCCGCGGCCGCCGACCCGCTCGGCGCGCTGTACGCGGTCGTCGGCGTCGGCGTCGGCGCCGTCTTCCTCTGGACGGTCGTCCGGCTCCACTACGAGCAGACCGAGGGGGCGGCGTTCCGCGCGTTCCACGCCTCGAACGCCTACCTCGGGCTGCTGCTGTTCGCGGTCGTCTTCGACGCCCTGGTGGTCTGA
- a CDS encoding sensor histidine kinase: MDSSTRAAVRALWPVWGVGLAVLLSLVAEVAVIALGAGTVPGGFWVGYLSSVAILLGFGYFLRWVPDSGLSVARYPRLNRWLLAGTAGFLLINVGFMATLSTESDFQLFSWVRWAVSFGGGVGLTIGVFEARAIEREVRAERDRMRQTELRRERDRLEEFASVVSHDLRNPLNVARGRVDLAATERPDDEHLEVVASALDRMGEIVEETLALAREGKSVDEVEEVAIDECARRCWSRVETADATLRVTGPVTVRADPDRLSHVFENLFRNAVEHGGRDVTVRVGELDGATGFFVEDDGPGIPDDRVERVRETGFSTAEDGTGFGLSIVERIVDAHGWTLRIDEADDGGARFEVVGVSRPS, encoded by the coding sequence ATGGATTCCTCGACGCGGGCGGCCGTCAGAGCGCTGTGGCCGGTCTGGGGGGTGGGCCTCGCGGTCCTCCTTTCGCTGGTCGCCGAGGTCGCCGTCATCGCGCTCGGGGCGGGAACCGTTCCCGGCGGCTTCTGGGTGGGGTACCTCTCCTCCGTGGCGATCCTGCTCGGCTTCGGATACTTCCTCCGGTGGGTCCCGGACTCCGGACTCTCGGTCGCCCGATACCCGCGACTCAACCGATGGCTGCTCGCCGGTACGGCGGGGTTCCTGCTCATCAACGTCGGATTCATGGCGACGCTGTCCACCGAGTCGGACTTCCAGCTGTTCAGTTGGGTTCGGTGGGCGGTCAGCTTCGGCGGCGGGGTCGGGCTGACGATCGGCGTCTTCGAGGCGCGAGCGATCGAACGCGAGGTCAGGGCCGAACGCGACCGGATGCGACAGACGGAGCTCCGCCGGGAGCGCGACCGCCTCGAGGAGTTCGCGAGCGTCGTCTCACACGACCTCCGGAACCCGCTCAACGTCGCTCGCGGCCGCGTCGACCTCGCGGCGACGGAACGCCCGGACGACGAGCACTTGGAAGTCGTCGCGTCCGCGCTCGACCGGATGGGCGAAATCGTCGAGGAGACGCTCGCGCTCGCCCGCGAGGGGAAAAGCGTCGATGAGGTCGAAGAGGTCGCCATCGACGAGTGCGCGCGTCGGTGCTGGTCGAGGGTCGAGACGGCCGACGCGACGCTTCGGGTGACCGGGCCGGTGACGGTGCGAGCCGACCCCGACCGGCTCTCGCACGTCTTCGAGAACCTCTTTCGGAACGCGGTCGAACACGGCGGCCGAGACGTGACCGTTCGGGTCGGCGAGCTCGACGGAGCGACCGGATTCTTCGTCGAGGACGACGGCCCCGGAATCCCCGACGACCGAGTCGAACGGGTGCGCGAGACGGGCTTCTCGACGGCGGAGGACGGAACGGGGTTCGGACTGTCGATCGTCGAGCGGATCGTCGACGCGCACGGCTGGACGCTGCGGATCGACGAGGCCGACGACGGCGGCGCGCGCTTCGAGGTAGTCGGTGTCTCCCGGCCTTCCTGA